A genomic stretch from Chitinophaga agri includes:
- a CDS encoding AI-2E family transporter, producing MQTTSNKQYPFFIKAPLILIGLYLAFYILYLLKDILVPFAFAGLIAILLNPLCNRLERFRIPKPWAITISMFIAALVLAGLLYFLSSQISQFGEMIPELKSRSQELLSQVQHWAAQKLGISMQKQTDMIHKLTDNGQQYIGYTLGSIFGVLGVFLLLPVYTFLLLLYKEQLVNFVYESFGSAHKEHVQDVLQSTKGAIQSYIAGLLIETAIIAVLNSIALLILGVKYAILLGTIGAILNLIPYIGGLIAIALPVMIATVTNDSFTTPLLIIGVYLLIQFIDNHLIVPKVVASKVSINALISIVVVLMGGALWGVSGMFLSIPFVAILKIIFDHIDGLKPWGKLLGDSNPGNLIQSHKK from the coding sequence ATGCAAACTACTTCAAACAAGCAGTACCCATTCTTTATTAAAGCGCCCCTGATACTTATTGGCCTTTATCTCGCCTTCTACATCCTCTATCTCCTGAAAGATATCCTGGTGCCTTTTGCCTTCGCAGGACTGATCGCTATTCTGCTTAATCCATTGTGTAACAGACTGGAAAGATTCAGGATTCCCAAACCGTGGGCAATTACCATCAGTATGTTTATCGCTGCCCTTGTACTGGCGGGTCTTTTGTATTTTCTGTCTTCCCAGATCAGTCAGTTTGGAGAAATGATTCCCGAACTGAAATCCCGCTCACAGGAGCTCCTGTCACAGGTACAGCACTGGGCAGCCCAGAAATTGGGTATTTCCATGCAGAAACAGACGGATATGATCCATAAACTGACAGATAATGGTCAGCAGTATATCGGCTATACGCTTGGCTCTATTTTCGGCGTATTGGGCGTATTTCTCCTGTTGCCGGTATATACGTTTCTGTTACTGCTGTATAAGGAGCAACTGGTGAATTTTGTGTACGAGAGTTTCGGGAGTGCACACAAAGAACATGTGCAGGATGTATTGCAATCTACAAAAGGCGCTATTCAGAGCTATATCGCCGGACTACTCATTGAAACGGCCATTATTGCTGTGCTGAATTCCATTGCACTGTTGATACTGGGTGTAAAATATGCGATCCTGCTGGGTACTATTGGTGCGATCCTGAACCTGATACCGTATATCGGCGGACTGATAGCTATTGCACTGCCTGTCATGATCGCCACCGTGACAAATGATAGCTTCACGACTCCCCTGCTGATTATTGGTGTTTACTTACTGATACAATTCATTGATAACCACCTGATCGTACCGAAAGTCGTTGCCTCCAAAGTATCGATCAATGCACTCATTTCCATTGTCGTAGTACTCATGGGTGGTGCATTATGGGGCGTCAGCGGGATGTTCCTGTCCATTCCTTTTGTCGCCATCCTGAAAATCATTTTTGATCATATTGATGGCCTGAAGCCATGGGGTAAACTATTGGGAGACAGTAACCCGGGCAATCTCATCCAATCTCATAAAAAGTAA
- a CDS encoding response regulator, whose protein sequence is MPNILVVDDQEVVRYGTTLILQKSIDDVQVSEAGSFEDTLKILSTKKFDLVILDIDMPGGNNHQMLDVIRLRHPDIKILIFSSYDEQIFGWRYLEAGADGFLSKKTGIEEIKNAAKTLLRDEKYLSPTLKQTLLNNFTNKKTATNPIQRLSSRENNIMQLLIKGSSVAEIADKLSLQISTVSTYKKRIFEKLQVSNVIEMMEKVQLYS, encoded by the coding sequence ATGCCTAATATACTTGTTGTAGATGATCAGGAGGTAGTCCGATACGGCACTACACTCATACTGCAGAAATCAATTGATGACGTGCAGGTGAGTGAAGCGGGTAGTTTTGAGGACACCCTGAAGATCCTTTCTACCAAAAAATTCGACCTCGTCATCCTGGACATTGACATGCCCGGGGGGAACAATCACCAGATGCTGGATGTGATCCGGCTCAGGCACCCGGATATTAAGATCCTGATATTCTCCAGCTATGACGAGCAGATCTTCGGATGGAGGTACCTTGAGGCAGGTGCTGATGGCTTCCTGTCCAAAAAAACCGGCATAGAAGAGATAAAAAATGCCGCCAAGACCCTTCTCAGGGATGAAAAATACCTCAGTCCCACCCTGAAACAAACCTTACTGAATAATTTCACCAATAAAAAAACGGCGACTAACCCCATTCAGCGCTTGTCGAGTCGTGAGAACAATATCATGCAACTGCTGATAAAAGGCTCCAGTGTAGCGGAAATCGCTGACAAGCTCAGTCTGCAGATCTCTACTGTCAGCACCTACAAGAAAAGGATCTTCGAAAAGCTCCAGGTCTCCAACGTCATAGAAATGATGGAGAAAGTTCAACTCTACTCATAA
- a CDS encoding AhpC/TSA family protein — MKRLLVIVTGIAVTTHSMAQEKRGPFQLDGTITGKNSGYVHIRYGNGFYMEDSCAISNGSFSFKGMLSEPVMATISGGSDDGYDFYLDPGKQTINVKSPTFKEATVTGSASQTEYMELLEARAGVNQEMAPISHTLEEANKQYLNAIQARKSDAELAALKSKTDVARSRLLPLEERFRETTYDFFRSHPASYVTAAEMRLFVSYMKPDDLKSYISKMAPFLQTSIYGQELSDLLEKLQNGAPGSRAQLFSQPDVNGKPLTLMDFKGKYLLLDFWGSWCLPCRKNNVHLKDIYAQYKDKGLAILGVADNDSRPEDWKKAIDKDGIGIWNHVLRGLDPVKFKEDGKPQPGDIYSMYGVHAVPTQILINPEGVIIARFGNGGENYELLETKLAEILK, encoded by the coding sequence ATGAAACGACTACTTGTTATCGTTACAGGCATTGCTGTAACCACTCATTCCATGGCACAGGAAAAACGGGGACCATTCCAGTTAGATGGCACTATTACAGGCAAAAACAGCGGTTACGTACATATCCGCTATGGCAACGGCTTTTATATGGAGGACAGCTGCGCTATCAGCAATGGCAGCTTCTCTTTTAAAGGTATGCTCAGTGAACCTGTGATGGCCACCATCAGCGGCGGCAGCGACGACGGCTATGACTTCTACCTTGATCCTGGTAAACAGACCATCAACGTGAAATCGCCTACGTTCAAAGAAGCCACCGTAACCGGCTCCGCATCGCAAACCGAATACATGGAACTACTGGAAGCCCGGGCCGGCGTGAACCAGGAAATGGCACCCATTTCCCACACACTCGAAGAGGCAAACAAACAGTACCTGAATGCTATTCAGGCCAGGAAATCTGACGCCGAACTGGCTGCATTGAAATCTAAAACAGATGTTGCCAGAAGCAGACTGCTCCCACTCGAGGAAAGGTTCCGCGAAACCACTTACGACTTCTTCCGCTCACATCCGGCCTCCTATGTGACGGCAGCTGAGATGCGGCTCTTTGTCAGCTATATGAAGCCTGACGATCTGAAATCGTATATCTCGAAAATGGCGCCTTTTCTGCAAACCAGCATCTACGGACAGGAACTCTCCGATCTCCTGGAAAAACTCCAGAACGGTGCCCCCGGCAGCCGCGCGCAATTATTCAGTCAGCCGGACGTCAATGGTAAACCGCTGACCTTAATGGATTTCAAAGGGAAATATCTCCTGCTGGATTTCTGGGGCAGCTGGTGCCTGCCATGCCGTAAGAACAACGTCCATCTGAAAGACATCTATGCACAGTACAAAGACAAAGGACTGGCTATTCTCGGTGTAGCCGATAATGACAGCCGACCTGAAGACTGGAAAAAAGCCATCGACAAAGATGGCATCGGCATCTGGAACCATGTACTGCGCGGGCTGGACCCTGTCAAGTTCAAAGAAGACGGTAAACCACAACCCGGCGATATCTACAGTATGTACGGCGTACATGCTGTCCCTACTCAGATCCTCATCAATCCGGAAGGAGTGATCATAGCAAGGTTTGGTAATGGCGGCGAGAATTACGAGCTGCTGGAAACCAAGCTGGCGGAAATACTTAAATAA